Within the Halorhabdus rudnickae genome, the region CGTCAGAACTCGGACCCGAGTGACTCACGTCACCACCTCCAGCGCCTCTCGGACGGCGCCGGACACCCGCGCTGCGTCCTCGTCGGTGTCCAGCGCCGTGTCTGTCCGGACGGTCGGTCTGTCGAGATCGGTGCCGTCCGCCGCGTCGAGAACGAACGCGTCGACGAAGGGGTACACCTCGGCGACGCCAGCGGTCGAAGGTTCGTACCCTTCGGCTCCCATCAGCTTCGCCGCGGGACCAGAGAAAACGCGATCCCCGACGAACGGCGAGACGGCGACGACAGGGGTCGCTTCGAGGGCCTCGCTGATCCCGTCGAGTGCGATCATCGGCCCGAGGCTCGTGATCGGGTTCGACGGGCCGATCACGACCGGATCGGAGAGGGCGTCTAAGACCTCGTCGGTGGCTTTCGCGTTCTCGGCCCCCCGAAACTCGACGGATTCGACGGGTGGGTCGCCGTTCCTGGCGACCCAGAACTCCTGGAAGTGCATCGGACCGTCGGGCGTGTGGATGATCGACGCCACAGGGTCGTCGCTCATCGGTAGAATCTCCCGGTCCGCATCCAGCGCATTGCCGAGGATGCGGGTCACTTCCGTCAGGGAGTGGCCCTCGTCGAGCAGACTCGTCCGCGTGACGTGGATCGCCCGGTCGCGGTCGCCGATGTGCATGAACTCTCCGACGGCGGAGAAACGCCGCCAGCGGGCGATCTCGCGGCCCGCAGTCTGTCGTTCGTCGGGGAGGTATCGCGGCCCGCTCTCGAGACCTGCTCTGTCAGCGAGAGTTCGGACGTACTCGTGAGTCTCGGCCGTGTCGTCGGCGATCCCCCACCAGGTGTCCGTATCGAGGACGTCCCCGGACTGAAAGAGACACGTATCGACGTCCGGGCAGACGAACAGGCCGCCAAGCTCCACATCGTCGCCCGTGTTTGCGACGACGGTCGTCTCTACGGGCGGGAACGTCTCGTCGGCGCCGGCGAGCAGCTTCGGCGTCCCGGTCCCGCCGGCGAGGAAGGTGACCATACCGCCCGTTGGGTGGACGCCACTCATAAGGGTGTCCTCGCCTGGCGGAGTCGTCAGCCCACGTCCACGTTTCAATCCTGAGAATCGGGCACATAGACTCAAGGGAGTAAGCTACCGTCCGTGGGGTATGGAAGACGCGTATCGGTTCGCGCCGGCCGCCCCCGGAGAGGAGTACGTTTATGGGGCGGCTGCGCCGGGCTGGCACACGGCCGCTGACCACGAGACGGCCGTCTCGGCCTGGATCGAATTTATGCACGAGCGAGGTATCGAGCGTGTCTGCTGTCTGGTACCAGGGGAATGTGACGAGGGCTGTCAATACAATCTCGATCGGTACGCCGCGTCGTTCGGCGAGGAAGACGTCGTCCACGCACCGCTGCTGGACCGACGGCTCGGCAACCAGGCCGTCCTCGAAGAGTCGATTCTGCCGTTTCTCGAGGAGTCCGTCCGCCTGGAGTCGCCAGTTGTCGTTCACGGACTCGCGGGACTGGGACGGACGGGACAGGTCCTGGCTGCGTGGCTGGTCGACGCACGGGAAAACGACCCCGAATCGGCCATCGAGACCGTCGAGGAGATGGGACGATACCCCGAAGAACCCATAGATGACGGGGACGTCACGGAGGACGAATTGCTCGATCATCTCGCCGCTGTCGACTGATAGCGCGGCGGCCACTCATTGAACGCCGAATAGTCGAGTCACTGAACGCCGAAAAGTCGAGTGATCGGACAGCTGCACAGCGAACTAGCGTGTCAGTGTGAATATTGTCGGAGAACGGCAGTCACTTTCTCAGCAGAAGCGAACAGAGATCCGCCGGCAGATCGGATGGGTGGCCGGTCGGTCGTTACTCCAGGTCACTCGGCGGTGACCCGGGGCCGGTCGGATAGTAGAACTCGTGTTTGGACTCGGTATCGAAGCTGTCGAGGACGTCCATGAGCGGTTTGGCGTACCGAGTGAGGTTCTGAGCCTGCTGGGAGACCTCCGTAAGTTCTGCGGCCTGTTCCTCGGCCGCGCCAGCGACGTTCTCGGATTCGGCCATCGTCTCGTCGATGAACCCGGCAAGGGCCTCGATCATCTCGGTCACCTCACGGAGCTGATCGAGGGGCATCTCGACGTCAGGATCGTCGACTGTTTCGAGCTGGTCGATGATCTCGTCGATCGTCGACGCCAGTTCCTCGAGTTGTTCCTGCTGTTCGTGGGCGTCGTCCGAGATGTGCTGGATGGAGTCAGCGACCTGTTCGGCGGCATCCCGGACATTCGCGGCGGAGACCTCGACGACCTCGCCAGCTTCCTCGACTTCGTCGGCGAAGTGCTTAAGCTGGCCGGTGGTGTTCTCTAACTCCTCGATCATGCCGTTGAAGTCCGTGGCGATCTCGTCCATGGCCTCGTTCTCGCCGTCGGTTTCCATCCGCCTCGTGAGGTCGCCGGCCGCACATTCTTCCATGATTTCGCTGTATTCTCTGGCCTTGGACTGGAGGTACTCGTTCATCTCCATCGCCTCGGCACGGGCGACTTCCGCCTCCTTGCGAGCCTGTTCGGCCTCGTTGATCTGCTGTCGAAGGGCGTCGCGCATGCTTGCGAACCCGTCGTACAGCCGACCGATCGAGTCGATCCGACCGGAGTGAATGTCCACGTCGAGATTACCCTGTTCCATCTCCTCGACTTTCCCTCGGAGGCGGTTGAGGTCCCGGGATGTCGTGTATCCGATCACCGCCCCCAGGAGACCGATGAACAGAACGGCTCCGAACGTCACGATCGTCCCCCACTTCGTGATTGTTCTCACGAACCCGAACGCGCTACTTTGTGGTTCGTGAACGAGAACTGCCCAATCGACAGCGGCCCGATCCACTTCCACCGGTGAATGACTCACTACGTAGGGCTGATCGAGGACCGATGGATCCGGTTGCGCGTTCGCATTGACGCCGACTCCGGTACGTGCACGCTCGATGTACTGGTTCGCGGTCCCGTCACTGTACGAATCGAACACACGGCGGCCGTCCGTGGCTATCTGAACGGTCCCATCGGCGTTGATGACGCGGGTAAAGCGTTCGGACTCCTCGCTGGGAGCCAGCGCACCAGTCAAGGAATCAGTTGTATACTCCACGACGAGGTACCGGTTTGACGTATCGGGAACGGGACTGATAAACGCCGTCAGCTGGGTCCCGTCGACCTCATGCACGTCCGTGACGCGTGCTCTGCCGACCTTGAGATCGCTCAGGTCCTGCGTCGCGATCCACGCCCGTTCACCGTCGGCCAGGGATTGCCCGTCGGGAAGTTGTGGACTGGCGACGACGCTGGTCGAGTCTTCGGTCTGTTCGAGAACGTAAATTGACTGCATATCGTAAAGACTCGCGCTGGTACGTGAGAGGTACCTCGTCATGTCGATAGCCGCTCCCGACCCCGTCTGGGTCAGTATTTCGTTCTCCGCTGAGACTTTGACTGCGATCGCGTTCCGCTGGATCCACGTTTCAACGACGCCGGCTTGCTGTTTGGCCAGTTCCTGATACTCCTGCTCGACGTTCTCCTCGACCTGTCCTGACACGCTCTGGGTCGCCACGACCCCGAGGGCGCCGATGACGAGTCCCATCACGATCAAGATCAATGCGAACTTGAGTGTGAAGCGTCGTCGAACGAAGTCCGGAACGAGTGCTCGTGAAACGGTCTGTATCAACCCACTACTCGAGGCTGATTCCGGAGAGTCTGCCATATATTTCCCTCTCATCGCCGATTCACCCTCATCCACAATAGATGTATGTGATATTGATCCCGCAAACGATGACCCGACCACGCCGTTCTTGAAAACCAGTAACGTGTAACATACTGTCGGTGACGATCGCGAGATACAGTTGCTTAAGCGGGGACGAAACGATCGGGCTGAGAAAGTCCTGTGAACGGAAGCACGCGGCTACCGGAAAGTTTCGAAGCGCGAGCGCCCATCGAGACGAACTCCCTGGAGCGATCCGGAAAAGGACCCACTTGGTTAGATGGACGACGGTGCGAGCGGACAGCGGAACGGGGCAGGTAGTTTAAACCGTCTCCGAGGGTACTCGGAGACGATGAAGACGATCAAGGATAGCGTCCACGACTACATCGAAGTCGAGGGCGTGGCGTTGTCACTGCTGGACACGCCGCCCGTCCAGCGGCTACGCCATATCAAACAGCTCGGGACCGTCACACTGGTCTATCCCTCCGCCAATCACACCCGCTTCGAACACAGTCTCGGCGTCTACCACCTCGCCGATCAGGCGCTTGGCCACCTCGGTATCGAGGGCCAGCAGGCCGAACGGGTTCGTGCAGCTGCCCTGTTGCACGACGTGGGCCATGGCCCCTACAGCCACAATGTCGAAGGGCTGATTCACCGACACACGGGCAAGTACCACGACGAGGTCCACGACTTGATCGGTGACGGGGATGTCGCACGTGTGCTGACCGAGCACGGCCTGAATCCCGATTCCGTCGCCGATCTGGTCGCCGGAAACGGTGAACTCGGTCAACTCGTCTCTGGGGAACTGGACGTCGACCGGATGGACTACCTCGTGCGGGACGCCCACCACACTGGCGTCCCCTACGGCACGATCGACCACGGTCGGCTGGTCCGGGAGCTACGTTTTCGGGACGGCGAACTCGTTCTCGCAGAGGGAAACGTCCAGACTGCCGAGAGCCTCCTGTTGGCCCGAGCGCTGATGACGCCGACCGTCTACAGCCATCACGTCGCTCGCATCGCTAAAGCGATGCTCCGGCGTGCGAGCGCTCGACTGCTCGAGGCAACCGATTGTCGTCCCGAAACGTTCCGACGGATGGACGACGCCGAACTGCTCGTCACTCTCCGCTCGACCGAGACGACCGCAGAGATCGGGCGACGGTTGACCTATCGAGACCTCTACAAGCGCGCGGTCTGGGCCGAGCGTGAGGCCGTCCCGGATGAACTGCTGGAGCAGTCCCAGGCGACGATCCGCGACCGCGAGCGGGAGATCGCCGAAGCGGCCGGTGTCGATCCGGCGGCAGTCATCCTCGACGTGCCCGACGAGCCCTCGATGGCCGAGTCAAGTTCGCGCGTGCTTGTCAATGGAACTGTGCGGCGACTCGACGAACAGTCGACGCTCGTCCGGGCGCTGCAGGCGGCCCAGCGCGACCGCTGGCGGCTTGGCGTCTACGCCCCGGCGGACGTTCGTGAGCGCGTCGGTGACGCCGCCGTACGGACACTCAGGCTCGACATCGACGGTGCGCGCGTCAGCGATACCCCCCGTGGCATACACGCGACGCTCGACGAGTTCGATTAGGGCTCTTCGAACGGTGGCGTTCAAGGGGACCGGTGTCCCAGTATCGGTACATGCAACTCGAAGGGACGATTCTACGCGGGCGCGAGTTCGATGTGATCGAGGGGCGGGTCGTCGTCGAAGACGGGGAGATCACGGCTATCGAGGAGACAAGTACCGACAGCGATCAAGTCGTGCTCCCGGCGTTCGTCAACGCCCACACGCACATCGGTGACTCGATCGCCAAGGAGGCCGGCGGGGGACTCAGCCTCGATGAACTCGTTGCCCCGCCGGACGGCCTGAAACACCGATTGCTCCGACAGGCGAGTCGGGCGGAACTCGTCGAAGCGATGGGTCGCTCGTTACAGTTCATGGAACGCAGCGGGACCGGGGCGTTCATGGAGTTCCGGGAGGATGGTCTCGAGGGCGTCGAAGCGATCCGCGAGGCACTGGACGGCCTCGCGATCGAAGACGTGATCCTCGGACGTGAGACGATCGAAGCGATGGAAGCCGCCGACGGCTTCGGCGCCAGCGGCGCACGTGACGGCGAGTTCGGGGCCGAGCGGACCGCAACAGCCGAGGCCGGGAAGCTCTTTGGCATCCATGCCGGCGAGCGCGACAGCGCCGACGTCAACCCCGCGCTGGATCTGGATCCCGACTTCCTCGTCCACATGGTCCACCTCGAGGCAGTCCACCTCGAGCGACTCGCCGACGAGGGCACGCCAGTCGTCGTCTGTCCGCGCTCGAACCTCGTTACCGGCGTCGGAACGGCCCCTGCCGAGAAGTTGCTCGACCGGACGACCGTCGCGCTCGGCACTGACAACGTGATGCTCAACAGCCCCTCGATGTTCCGGGAGATGGAGTTCGCCGCCAAACTCTACGATGTCTCGGCACGGGACGTCCTTCGGATGGCGACCGTCGCCGGTGCCGAAATCGCCGACCTGAACGCCGGCGTGATCGAGCAAGGCCGGGACGCCCGCCTGCTTGTCCTCGACGGTGACTCGGACAACCTTACTGGCGCGGAAGACGTCGTCCGTGCAGTGGTTCGCCGTGCTGGCGTCGCCGACGTCAGTGACGTGATCCTCGGCGCGTAGAGCCTTCCTGCCGCATCGCCCCACCGAGGTGAACGCTTAAGCGAGTGGGTGACAAATTATAACATACGACCATGTACGATCAGATCCTGCTCCCGACCGACGGTTCAGAGGGGATGGCCGACGTGATCGACCACGCGGTGGGACTGGCCCGGAGCCACGATGCGACGTTACACGCTCTTCACGTCCTCGACACAGCGACGATGAGCCGGATGCCGATGGAAGCTTCCTGGGAGACGATCACGGGGATGTTACGTGAAGAGGGCGAGCGGGCGCTCGAAGACGTCCGTCAGGCCGCCGAGGAGGTTCCGGTCGAAGGAGAAATAACTGAGGGGTCGCCGAGCCGTGAGATAGTCGACTACACCGGGTCGAACGACGTTGATCTGATCGTGATGGGGACCCATGGCCGTGGCGGAATTGATCGACTCCTGTTGGGAAGCGTGGCCGAGCGTGTCATCCGGACAGCGTCGGTACCGGTGATGACGATTCGAGTCGGCGACGCGCCCGAGGTCGAGGAACTCGACGGATGAGGGCTCCGGCCGGGACGATCACAACAGAACAGTAGTTGCGTCGCTAGAGAGGTATGTCAGTGAGAACGGGTGTGGCGTCCGCGACCGTCAGTGGTCGCCGACGTCCTCGTAAACCCAGGGTTCGTCCGCGCGTTCGTACTCGAGGAGTTCGTCCTCGTCGAAGAACAGCTCGATCTCGCGTTCGTTGGCACCCGGGTCTTCGTGATCCGAACCGTGGATGATATTCTGGCTCAGATCGAGACCGTAGTCGCCCCGGATCGTCCCGGGGGCGGCCTCGGCGGGATCGGTCGCGCCCATCATCTGGCGGACCTGCCGGGTCGCGTCGGCACCCTCCCAGACCATCGCCATGACGGGTCCGGAGGTGATGAATTCGACGAGATCGTCGAAGAAGGGCTTCTCGGCGTGCTCGGCGTAATGCTCGCCGGCGAGTTCCTCGTCGATCTGCATGAACTTCGCGCCGGCAAGTTTTAGCCCGCGGTCTTCGAGCCGGGTGATGATTTCACCGACGAGTCCCCGCTGGACGGCGTCGGGCTTTGCCATGACGAACGTGCGCTCGTCGTGATGGCTCATTCAGGCATCAGCCTCCGTCGGTTCTTCCGTGTCGGCCTCTTCGGCGTCCGCGTCCTCGTCGTCGGATTTGTCGCCTTCAACTGCGTCGTCAGATGCTTGGTCGGCTGCCTCGTCCGCTTGCACTTCGACCGAATCGTCCTCGACCTGTTCGGCCGCTTCGGCTTCGTCCTCTTCGACTGTTTCCGCTTCGCCGGCGGTACCGCGACCGGCTTCCGTCCAGGAGAGGTCCCGGGCTTCGCGGCCGAGGTCGGCGTTCTTCTCGCACTTCGACGAACAGAAGTGGATCGTCGTGCCGTTCTTTCGGACGAACATCGTCCCCGTACCGGGCTCGATGTCGGCGCCGCAGTAGTCACATTCGCGTGTCTGTGGCATTATTGCCCTCCAATGGCGTCGGCCTCACGGGCGGTCTCCCGAAGCTGGAGGATGTCACCTTCGCGGACCGGCCCGAGGACGTTGCGGGTGATGATACGACCCTTGTTCTCGCCCTCGCGGATGCGGCACTTGACCTGCATGGCCTCGCCGTGCATCCCCGTCCGGCCCACGACCTCGATGACCTCCGCGGGCGTGGATCCGTCGTCTTCGGACTCTTCAGCGCTCATAACTGATCACCTCAGCGAAGGTCCTCGACCTTCTCGGCGATGTCCTCGACCTCAGCCGAAGCATCGCCCGAATCGACGATCGCCGCCGCCGCGGAGCCGACCTCGAGGCCGGCGGCGTGTCCCAGATCGTCCTGCTGGCCGACGAAGACGTACGCCACGTTCTTCTCGGCTGCAAGTTCCGGAATATGCATGACGATCTCCTCGGGCTGGACGTCCTCGGCAACGAGGACGAGCTCGGCATTGCCGCGCTCGATCGCTTTGGTCGTCTCGTTGGTTCCTTTCTTTACTCGGCCTGTGTCTCGCGCGACCTCGAGCGCCTCGAGGGCGTCATCTTCGAGGTCCGCGGGAACATCGAAATCGACGTATACTGGCATGGATTGGATCACCTCCTGCACGTGGGCTCGCGCTCCCCCGCCGTGCGGAACCGACCCAGCGAACAGGTCGATCCCGGCGTCGTCCCGGAGATCGGAACGGCTCGAAAGTCCTAGATGGCTAGGAGCATCATCAACCCCGTGCAGGCTGTACCCGGAAGTGGTCCGGGGGACGTAAAAGCGCTTTCGAAGCCACTTGCCCGTGGGAGCCGAGCACACAGGCCCACAGGAACGACTACTATGACGAACCGGTCAGCCGGTCCATCGACGACTCGACCTCCTCGATCATCGCCACCTGATCTTCCGTGTTCGCGACGATTTCCTGTACTTCGGCAGCGACTGTTTCGGCTTCACCGAGCGCACTATCGATCATCGCTGCGATTTCCTCCGCACTTGCCGCCTGATCGTCGGTTGCATCGGAAACCTGACTAATCCCCTCGACCGTCGCAATCACTTTTTCGACGATCGCTTCGAAGCGAGCCATCGCTTGATCGACTTGCTCGATGCTATCGTTTACTTGCGTGGTTGTTCTCTCTAGGTTTTCGACAGTCGACTCGGTTTCGGCTTGAATGTCTCCGACCATTTCTTCGATGTCGCTGGCGTGGGTCTGGGACTCTTCGGCGAGACTCTTGACCTCGTCTGCAACCACGGCGAACCCTTCACCGGCCTCACCCGCCCGCGCGGCTTCGATGGATGCATTCAGTGCCAGCATGTTCGTCTGATCGGCGATATCATTGATCACCTCGACGATCTCGTCAATCTCGTCGATTCGTCGCTGGAGTGCATGAACGTCACCAGTTACTTCGTCGGCGGAATCGGAAGCCTCCTCCATGACACTGACAGCCTCTTTGGCGGAGTCACGTCCTTCTTCAGCGAGATGCTGGGCTTCGTTGCTAGTCTCTTCGACTTCGTCGGCCGTCGATGCAATTTCTTCGACGGTCGCAGAGAGATCGGAGACTTCGGTCGCGATCTCGCCCATGTCGTTGGCCTGCCCGCTCGCTAGGTCTGAAATCTCCTGGGAGTACTCGGCGATACCGTCAGCAGACTCCTGTAACTGCTCGATATCGCTATCGATCTCTTCGACGACTTCGTGTATCGTCGACCCCATTTCATCGACGACGTCGATGAGCGTGAGAAGTTCTTCGTTAAGAATGCTATCCGTGGCCTCGAAGTCGACGTGCGCTTGGAGGTGTCCGCGCTCGTAGGCACTGAGTGTCTGTTCGATCGCGTCCAACAAGTCAGCGCGTTCCTGCCGGTAGCGTGCCGAGTGCTCGAGGTCTTGAACGATTTCGATGACACCGATCAGTTCGTCGTCTTCGTAGATCGGGGTTGCAATGAACCAGATATCCCCACTCAGATCCGCCGTATCTTCATAGACTGGCGTCTTATCGCCTTCGAGCATCACGTAGTCTTCGTTAACGAGTCCAACACCAGCAAAGTCACTATCTGCGTTCTGTGGTGATGCAAGGACTTTCTCTGCAAGAAGTAACTCCGATGGATCATCGTACAGCACTTGGCCGAGGTTATCGATTCTCTGAACCTCCTCGCGGGGAACATCGAGGAGAGCTGCGATATGCCTATTCCAGTTAACAACTTCCCCGTCCCTGTTAAGGACTAGCGCCGGGAGGCTGATAACATCCAGGACAGTCTCACAATCTAATACGTTCGTAGGCTGGAATTGCGTATGCTCTGCCATAGTACATCAATTAGAATGGACTTCTCGCTTAGTAAATAAAACACCCGCCACCCATTATCAACCATGATAAAAGGTAGTGGTCAATAATCCATGATCTCCAAATATAAACCTATTGGAGCGACATAAATGAGAAATCCGGCACACCCAAGGCATCACCCGGTCTACGCACAGACGATGGCGGATTCGATCGGACGCAGGCTTCGGGCCGAAGCCCGACGAACCAACGAGCGCCGACTCATCATATTGGCGGGCGAGTCGGATTCTCATGAGCAAGCCTTGCGGAGCATCGTGGAGGAGGCTGCGCTCGATAGTCAAGATATCACGCTGCTTAGTCAGGACGCGTTGCTTGGATGTGAGCGGATTAAACCCTCCCATAGCGATACCTTGCTGGGCCAGACCCGCGACGGGATCGTCTACGATGCGAGTGAGCGATTCGATCCTGATGTACTCGCCCACGTCGTGGGGGCCATTGCAGGTGGCGGATTGGGGATTCTGTTGACGCCGCCCCTCGATGTGTGGCCGGATCGACGCGACGGCTTTGACGGGACACTCGCGGTTCCGCCCTTCGAAATCGAGGACGTGACCGGGCACTTCCGACGGCGTGTGGTCGCGACACTCCGGGCGCATCCGGGCATCGCGATCGTCGACACCGACACAGGGACCGTCGAGAGAGACGGGTTGACCGAGCCGGTTCCCCGACTCACAAAGACGGGACCGTCGACGCCGGACGATTGTGTGTTTCCCGCGGCAGCCTATCGACGGTGTCGGACAAGCGACCAGGTCGAGGCGTTATGCGCTTTCGAGTCACTTCGGGAACCGGGGCGGGCGGTCGTCGTCGAGGCCGACCGTGGCCGGGGCAAATCGAGCGCCGCCGGACTCGCCGCCGGAAGTCTCGCCGCCGCTGGGCGAAACGTGCTCGTGACAGCCCCCGAGCGTCGAAACGCCGCGGAACTTCTCGAACGGGCCCGTGAGCTTCAGGGTGATCTCGATAGAGAACGGGGAGATGGCGCCGATCGCGATTCGGCCACGGGAACGGACGGCGACCTGCCGATCCGGATCGGGGACGGCTCGGTCCGCTTTGCTCGGCCAACCGTGGCAGCCGACCGGGCCGAGAGTGCAGATGTACTGATCGTCGACGAGGCGGCCGCTCTTCCCGTTGACGTGCTTTTGACGTGTCTGGACGCCCCGGGTGTCGCGTTCACGACGACCGTCCGGGGCTACGAGGGGACTGGCCGGGCCTTCGAAGTCCGCTTTCGCGACCGCCTAGTCGAGTCCGACTTCGAAGTGACCGAGCGGACGATAGACGAGCCGATCCGCTACGCCGCAGGCGATCCGGTCGAAGTCTGGCTGTTTCGGGCGCTGTTACTCGATGCAACGCCCGCGACCGATCAACTGATCGCCGATGCGACACCAGGGTGCGTGACCTATCGACGGCTCGACTCAGCGGCCCTGCTTGAGGACGAGCACCTTCTCCGGGAAGTCTTTGGCTTGCTCGTTGTCGCCCACTACCGCACAGAGCCGTCCGACCTCGCTCGGCTGCTCGACGCGCCGAACGTCACTGTGCGGCTACTCACTTACGAGGGCCACGTTGTCACGGTCGCGTTGCTGGCCCGCGAAGGCGATCTCCCGGCCGACATCCGCGCCGACGCCTACGAAGGTGGTCGCATCGCAGGCAACATGATCCCCGACGTACTGACGAGCCAGTTGCGCGACGAGGCGGCCGGCATCCCGGTCGGCGAGCGCGTCATGCGGATTGCCACACACCACGCTGTCAGAGACCGGGGACTGGGATCGCGTCTACTCGCTGAAATTGCCGAAGAATTCGGCGACGACGTTGACTGGCTCGGAACCGGCTACGGCGCGACGCCACCACTCGTCGACTTCTGGCGGGAGAACAGCTACCGCTCGGTCCACCTGTCGACCTCACGCAACGAGCGGAGCGGCGAACACTCGGCGATCATGCTCAAGGCGACATCGCCGAACGGTCGGACCCTGCTCGATCGTCACACGACATGGTTACTCGATCGGATCGAGGGCATGCTCTCGGACCCACTCGCGGATCTGGATCCGGACATCGTCCGGGCCGTCCTCCGATCGATCGATGAGCCACCCGAATTCGATCTCAGTGATTTCGAGTGGCGCGTGCTCGCCGGCTCGCCTCACGGCGCGGGGCTGTACGACACCGCGCCGGACGCGTTCGCTCGCCTGGCGCTCCGGTACCTCGTCGACGCCGGGGAGCGGTCGCTCCTGTCAGCCCGCCAGGAGCGCTTGCTGGTGAGAAAAACCCTTCAGGGGCAATCCTGCGAAACTATCGCTCGGAAGTTGGGCTT harbors:
- the tmcA gene encoding tRNA(Met) cytidine acetyltransferase TmcA, encoding MADSIGRRLRAEARRTNERRLIILAGESDSHEQALRSIVEEAALDSQDITLLSQDALLGCERIKPSHSDTLLGQTRDGIVYDASERFDPDVLAHVVGAIAGGGLGILLTPPLDVWPDRRDGFDGTLAVPPFEIEDVTGHFRRRVVATLRAHPGIAIVDTDTGTVERDGLTEPVPRLTKTGPSTPDDCVFPAAAYRRCRTSDQVEALCAFESLREPGRAVVVEADRGRGKSSAAGLAAGSLAAAGRNVLVTAPERRNAAELLERARELQGDLDRERGDGADRDSATGTDGDLPIRIGDGSVRFARPTVAADRAESADVLIVDEAAALPVDVLLTCLDAPGVAFTTTVRGYEGTGRAFEVRFRDRLVESDFEVTERTIDEPIRYAAGDPVEVWLFRALLLDATPATDQLIADATPGCVTYRRLDSAALLEDEHLLREVFGLLVVAHYRTEPSDLARLLDAPNVTVRLLTYEGHVVTVALLAREGDLPADIRADAYEGGRIAGNMIPDVLTSQLRDEAAGIPVGERVMRIATHHAVRDRGLGSRLLAEIAEEFGDDVDWLGTGYGATPPLVDFWRENSYRSVHLSTSRNERSGEHSAIMLKATSPNGRTLLDRHTTWLLDRIEGMLSDPLADLDPDIVRAVLRSIDEPPEFDLSDFEWRVLAGSPHGAGLYDTAPDAFARLALRYLVDAGERSLLSARQERLLVRKTLQGQSCETIARKLGFHSNRECMRALGDTIGTLVDAYGEEVASIERDRFE